From one Eptesicus fuscus isolate TK198812 chromosome 3, DD_ASM_mEF_20220401, whole genome shotgun sequence genomic stretch:
- the MUC20 gene encoding mucin-20, with product MGSLWALALPLLLCCWDGGAPGSSAGSSTHGPSPLVTMNHTEVPAVTLGVNTSLEGASKTTHLAQAYVPSHTPLETQTRGTQAFDKTVLPASTISEAKIRETQTVSPATETRALTKITPSKSVSVVTTSMETSATRDIPAGTGMTTVETVTDSGLMEAVFDTLCTDDSSEEKRITIDALTLAHTSAEARALALESNSAPDITSQAQEPDITVPPKALVAYRITNIEATNCNIIEIEETAILPGTSDLDDSPTGGKTPSTPKTSALPDLTKAKPHLTRATTPSEALSTDSTTESAETPHTANRLTGETTAAEATTPSGTLVTVSMNPLEETSAPSVETTSHAEVLGAVPISTEAGSTVGRATSCAESSAMGYSLSDVATIKESTRSETSTTDSTTSGPIPISRSPLPSVHLAAANSSQETDITLAKTTASAKTSRIASMAGGKSPTATSTTARTPGVTTGGDEGFLLLRLRVASPEDLTDPRVAERLMHQLRHELHTHLPPIQVSLLRARRD from the exons ATGGGCTCTCTGtgggccctggctctgccccttctcTTGTGCTGCTGGGATGGTGGAGCCCCTGGGAGCTCTGCAG GCTCCAGCACCCATGGACCAAGCCCTTTGGTGACAATGAATCACACAGAAGTGCCTGCTGTGACTCTGGGGGTCAACACAAGCTTAGAGGGAGCCTCCAAGACCACCCACCTTGCTCAAGCCTATGTGCCAAGTCACACCCCTTTAGAAACTCAAACCCGGGGCACCCAGGCCTTTGATAAGACCGTACTCCCAGCCAGCACCATCTCAGAAGCAAAGATCAGGGAAACCCAAACCGTATCTCCTGCAACAGAGACCAGGGCCCTCACAAAAATAACCCCTTCCAAGTCCGTGTCTGTGGTCACTACTTCTATGGAGACATCAGCCACAAGGGACATCCCTGCAGGAACTGGAATGACCACAGTTGAGACTGTGACAGATAGTGGTCTCATGGAAGCTGTCTTTGACACCCTTTGTACTGATGACAGCTCTGAAGAGAAGAGGATCACCATTGATGCCTTGACATTGGCTCACACCTCTGCAGAAGCCAGGGCTCTGGCCTTGGAGAGCAACTCAGCTCCAGATATCACCTCACAAGCCCAGGAACCTGACATCACTGTTCCACCTAAAGCCTTGGTTGCCTACAGGATCACCAACATTGAGGCTACTAATTGCAACATTATAGAAATAGAAGAAACTGCCATCCTCCCTGGGACCTCAGACCTCGATGACAGCCCCACAGGAGGAAAGACCCCATCCACCCCTAAGACATCAGCTTTGCCTGACCTCACTAAAGCAAAACCACATCTCACCAGGGCCACAACCCCTTCTGAGGCCTTGTCAACTGACAGCACCACAGAATCAGCTGAGACCCCACACACTGCCAACCGCCTTACAGGAGAAACAACAGCAGCTGAGGCCACCACCCCCAGTGGAACTTTGGTGACAGTAAGCATGAACCCCTTGGAAGAAACCTCAGCCCCCTCTGTTGAGACAACAAGCCACGCTGAGGTCTTAGGAGCAGTTCCAATTTCCACAGAGGCTGGGTCAACAGTGGGCAGAGCAACTTCCTGTGCTGAGTCCTCAGCTATGGGCTACAGCCTCTCAGATGTAGCCACCATCAAGGAATCCACTCGCTCAGAGACTTCTACCACAGACAGCACAACCAGTGGGCCCATTCCCATCAGCAGGAGTCCTCTTCCTTCTGTCCATCTGGCTGCAGCCAACAGCAGCCAAGAAACAGACATCACCTTAGCCAAGACCACAGCCTCAGCAAAGACCTCGAGGATAGCCAGCATGGCCGGGGGAAAGTCCCCAACAGCCACATCCACCACTGCTCGGACCCCGGGAGTTACTACAG GTGGGGATGAAGGCTTTCTCCTCCTGAGACTGAGGGTGGCCTCCCCAGAAGACCTCACTGACCCCAGAGTGGCAGAGAGACTGATGCACCAG CTCCGCCATGAACTGCACACCCACCTGCCTCCCATCCAAGTCTCTCTGCTGCGTGCCAGGAGGGACTAG